The Micromonospora sp. WMMD961 genome has a segment encoding these proteins:
- a CDS encoding NUDIX domain-containing protein, which produces MIPRSRATGRAIFYQAFYRMPLPVRRRLVRLAVPKYIVGAVTLVRDAEATGAGRLLMLRQPPGKGWSLPAGLLNRGEPPVVGAARELFEESGIRLPPSRLRPAAPNAIVHAKGWVDMVFETEVPASTTELAVDGAEVFEAAWHPLDDLPKLTWPTARLLAYYDIGPLAGQFPPPVPDDLP; this is translated from the coding sequence ATGATCCCCCGCTCCCGCGCCACCGGTCGGGCCATCTTCTACCAGGCCTTCTACCGAATGCCGCTGCCGGTGCGTCGGCGCCTGGTCCGGCTGGCCGTGCCCAAGTACATCGTCGGCGCGGTCACCCTGGTCCGCGACGCCGAGGCGACCGGCGCGGGCCGGCTGCTGATGCTGCGCCAGCCGCCGGGCAAGGGTTGGTCACTCCCCGCCGGCCTGCTCAATCGCGGCGAGCCCCCGGTGGTGGGAGCGGCCCGCGAGCTGTTCGAGGAATCCGGCATCCGGCTTCCCCCGTCGCGGCTGCGCCCGGCGGCACCGAACGCGATCGTGCACGCCAAGGGCTGGGTGGACATGGTCTTCGAGACCGAGGTGCCCGCGTCCACCACCGAGTTGGCGGTCGACGGCGCGGAGGTCTTCGAGGCCGCCTGGCACCCGCTGGACGACCTGCCCAAGCTGACCTGGCCGACCGCCCGGCTGCTCGCCTACTACGACATCGGGCCGCTGGCCGGGCAGTTCCCGCCACCGGTCCCGGACGATCTGCCGTGA
- a CDS encoding Lrp/AsnC ligand binding domain-containing protein, which produces MITAIVLIDCATDAIPEVAETLANLPGVSEVYSVAGHVDLIAIVRVREFDQIAQVIAGSISKVPGVLNTESHIAFRAYSQHDLEEAFAIGLASAD; this is translated from the coding sequence GTGATCACCGCGATCGTGCTGATCGACTGCGCCACCGACGCGATCCCCGAGGTGGCCGAGACCCTGGCCAACCTCCCCGGCGTGAGCGAGGTCTACTCGGTGGCCGGGCACGTCGACCTCATCGCCATCGTCCGGGTCCGCGAGTTCGACCAGATCGCCCAGGTCATCGCGGGCAGCATCTCCAAGGTGCCGGGCGTGCTCAACACCGAGTCGCACATCGCGTTCCGCGCGTACTCCCAGCACGACCTGGAGGAGGCGTTCGCGATCGGCCTGGCCAGCGCCGACTGA
- a CDS encoding ubiquinol-cytochrome c reductase cytochrome b subunit, giving the protein MKRRKFDLAATPGKAAVGVDDRFAVATPLRKLLNKVFPDHWSFLLGEIALFSFVVLLLTGVFLTFFFEPAMTEVVYDGSYAPLQGTPMSAAYASSLDISFDVRGGLVMRQMHHWAALLFMAAIVVHMLRVFFTGAFRKPRETNWIIGSLLFWVGFLAGFTGYSLPDDGLSGTGLRIASAIMLSIPVIGSWVTSSVFGGEFPGTIIISRFFIAHVLLIPGLLVALISVHLGLVFKQKHTQWPGPGRTNNNVVGERMFPRYALKQGGFFMVVFGVIALMGGLFQINPIWLFGPYEAWVVSAASQPDWYVMFLDGSTRLMPAWEINIPLGDGYVIPPLFWPTVVLPGILVGLSTMYPFLEARQLKDRKSHNLLERPRDAPARTAVGAMAVAFYVVLTLSGANDVIADKFQISLNAMTWAGRIGLLVLPPLAYYVTYRLCLGLQQHDREVLAHGVETGIIRRLPDGRFVEVHQPLSASNGHADGHGELEYVGWVVPKKMNRLGALGPAIRGFFYPIEKPVEAPVSPGHPPVEARPEREEIGSGESRR; this is encoded by the coding sequence GTGAAGCGTCGTAAGTTCGACCTGGCGGCGACGCCGGGCAAGGCCGCGGTGGGAGTGGACGACCGCTTCGCGGTGGCCACCCCGCTGCGCAAGCTGCTGAACAAGGTCTTCCCGGACCACTGGTCCTTCCTGCTCGGCGAGATCGCGTTGTTCTCGTTCGTCGTGCTGCTGCTGACCGGTGTGTTCCTCACCTTCTTCTTCGAGCCGGCGATGACCGAGGTGGTCTACGACGGCAGCTACGCGCCGTTGCAGGGCACCCCGATGTCCGCCGCGTACGCCTCCAGCCTGGACATCTCGTTCGACGTCCGCGGTGGTCTGGTGATGCGGCAGATGCACCACTGGGCGGCGCTGCTGTTCATGGCCGCGATCGTCGTGCACATGCTGCGGGTCTTCTTCACCGGCGCCTTCCGCAAGCCGCGTGAGACCAACTGGATCATCGGCTCGCTGCTGTTCTGGGTCGGCTTCCTGGCCGGCTTCACCGGCTACTCGCTGCCGGACGACGGCCTCTCCGGCACCGGCCTGCGGATCGCCTCGGCGATCATGCTGTCCATCCCGGTGATCGGCTCCTGGGTCACCTCGTCGGTCTTCGGCGGCGAGTTCCCGGGCACGATCATCATCAGCCGGTTCTTCATCGCCCACGTGCTGCTCATCCCGGGTCTGCTGGTCGCGCTGATCAGCGTCCACCTGGGGCTGGTCTTCAAGCAGAAGCACACCCAGTGGCCCGGCCCCGGCCGGACCAACAACAACGTGGTCGGCGAGCGGATGTTCCCGCGGTACGCGCTGAAGCAGGGCGGCTTCTTCATGGTCGTCTTCGGCGTCATCGCGCTGATGGGCGGTCTGTTCCAGATCAACCCGATCTGGCTGTTCGGCCCGTACGAGGCGTGGGTGGTCTCGGCCGCCAGCCAGCCTGACTGGTACGTCATGTTCCTCGACGGGTCGACCCGACTCATGCCGGCCTGGGAGATCAATATCCCGCTCGGCGACGGGTACGTGATTCCGCCGCTGTTCTGGCCCACGGTTGTGCTGCCCGGCATCCTGGTCGGCCTGTCGACGATGTACCCGTTCCTGGAGGCCCGGCAGCTCAAGGACCGCAAGAGCCACAACCTGCTCGAGCGGCCCCGGGACGCTCCGGCCCGTACCGCCGTCGGCGCGATGGCCGTCGCGTTCTACGTCGTGTTGACGCTCTCCGGCGCCAACGACGTGATCGCCGACAAGTTCCAGATCAGTTTGAACGCGATGACCTGGGCCGGCCGGATCGGTCTGCTGGTGCTCCCACCGCTGGCGTACTACGTCACCTACCGGCTCTGCCTGGGTCTGCAGCAGCACGACCGGGAGGTGCTCGCGCACGGCGTGGAGACCGGCATCATCCGGCGTCTGCCGGACGGCCGGTTCGTCGAGGTGCACCAGCCGCTCAGCGCGTCGAACGGGCACGCGGACGGTCACGGCGAGCTGGAGTACGTCGGCTGGGTCGTACCGAAGAAGATGAACCGGTTGGGTGCCCTCGGGCCGGCCATCCGGGGCTTCTTCTACCCGATCGAGAAGCCGGTCGAGGCGCCGGTCTCGCCGGGGCACCCGCCGGTCGAGGCCCGGCCCGAGCGCGAGGAGATCGGCAGCGGCGAGAGCCGCCGCTGA
- a CDS encoding sugar phosphate nucleotidyltransferase gives MTGGAGVPAELCAVVLAAGEGTRLRPLTERVPKALCPVGNVPLLDRVLARLAGLGLSSPDRVAVNACYLGDQVVAHVGHRTHLSVEPGDPLGTAGGVANLRDWIDGRPVLVGNADAYLADPVAAPGPDVAALLDGWDGRTVRLLGQPAANPTAPGTFDGHCFTGFSLLPWRLVRDLPVVVSDLVRAVWRPAEAADALEVVPYPGAFFDTGTPADYLAANLHAAAGGSLVDPSATVTGRCVESVIGADARVDGDVLRTVVWPGATVRAGERLVDVIRFGNDRTLPATAHG, from the coding sequence GTGACCGGCGGGGCCGGCGTTCCAGCGGAGCTGTGCGCGGTCGTGCTCGCCGCCGGCGAGGGCACCCGACTGCGCCCGCTCACCGAACGGGTCCCCAAGGCGCTCTGCCCGGTGGGCAACGTGCCACTGCTCGACCGCGTGTTGGCCCGGCTGGCCGGGCTCGGTCTGAGCAGTCCCGACCGGGTCGCGGTGAACGCCTGCTACCTCGGCGACCAGGTGGTCGCGCACGTCGGTCACCGCACGCACCTGTCCGTCGAGCCGGGCGACCCGCTGGGCACTGCGGGCGGGGTGGCCAACCTGCGGGACTGGATCGACGGGCGGCCGGTGCTGGTCGGCAACGCCGACGCGTACCTCGCCGATCCGGTGGCCGCGCCCGGCCCGGACGTGGCCGCCCTGCTCGACGGCTGGGACGGGCGCACCGTTCGCCTGCTGGGGCAGCCCGCGGCGAACCCGACGGCGCCGGGCACCTTCGACGGGCACTGCTTCACCGGCTTCTCGCTGTTGCCCTGGCGACTGGTCCGTGACCTGCCGGTGGTCGTGTCCGACCTGGTCCGTGCCGTCTGGCGTCCGGCGGAGGCGGCGGACGCCCTGGAGGTGGTGCCCTACCCGGGCGCCTTCTTCGACACCGGCACGCCGGCCGACTACCTGGCGGCCAACCTGCACGCCGCGGCCGGCGGCAGCCTCGTCGACCCCTCGGCGACGGTCACCGGCCGCTGCGTGGAGTCGGTGATCGGCGCGGACGCGCGGGTCGACGGCGACGTGCTGCGCACAGTGGTGTGGCCGGGCGCGACGGTACGTGCCGGGGAACGGCTGGTCGACGTCATCCGGTTCGGCAACGACCGCACCCTGCCCGCCACGGCACACGGGTGA
- a CDS encoding DUF4142 domain-containing protein yields the protein MLGIKRLGLLAALVLVGVAPAAAAQAAAQPSTQDTQYLQAVHQVNLFEITAGDLAQQKGQNQGVKDLGAMFKTDHTQLDQTVQQTASQLNVELPNEPTADQQAVIDQLNNASGAEFDRLWVTSELAGHVQAIQATQTEISQGSEQSVVQLAQTALPTLQAHYDELVQLANQLGIPVPQTSASGTPSPGGTGTESPAPGGTGTESPAPGGNTESPAPGGGTTETPAPSES from the coding sequence ATGTTGGGTATCAAACGCCTCGGCCTGTTGGCCGCGCTGGTACTGGTCGGTGTCGCGCCGGCCGCGGCCGCGCAGGCTGCGGCACAGCCGTCGACGCAGGACACCCAGTACCTGCAGGCGGTTCACCAGGTCAACCTGTTCGAGATCACCGCCGGTGACCTGGCCCAGCAGAAGGGCCAGAACCAGGGGGTCAAGGACCTGGGTGCGATGTTCAAGACCGACCACACCCAGCTGGACCAGACCGTGCAGCAGACCGCGTCCCAGCTCAACGTGGAGCTGCCGAACGAGCCCACCGCCGATCAGCAGGCGGTCATCGACCAGCTGAACAACGCCAGTGGTGCGGAGTTCGACCGGCTCTGGGTGACCAGTGAGCTGGCTGGTCATGTCCAGGCCATCCAGGCCACCCAGACGGAGATCTCGCAGGGCTCCGAGCAGTCGGTGGTCCAGTTGGCCCAGACCGCCCTGCCGACGCTGCAGGCGCACTACGACGAGCTGGTGCAGCTCGCCAACCAGTTGGGCATCCCGGTTCCGCAGACCAGCGCCAGCGGTACGCCCAGCCCGGGTGGCACCGGCACTGAGTCGCCGGCTCCGGGCGGCACCGGCACCGAGTCGCCGGCTCCGGGTGGCAACACCGAGTCCCCGGCACCGGGCGGCGGCACCACCGAAACGCCGGCTCCCAGCGAGAGCTGA